One region of Vidua macroura isolate BioBank_ID:100142 chromosome 21, ASM2450914v1, whole genome shotgun sequence genomic DNA includes:
- the MRPS2 gene encoding 28S ribosomal protein S2, mitochondrial isoform X1: protein MAVLRLLRAAAPRLYSTVPVPATAPAGSRPRADDDKLLTEPLSHPDFFSVKELFTLKDLFDARVHLGHKKGCRHRFMEPYIFGCRLDQDIIDLDQTMQHLQLALNFTAHVAYRGGIILFVTRRRQFCHLVESTARACGEYAHTRYWQGGLLTNARIQFGPGVRLPDLLVFLSTLNNVFEPHVAIRDAAKMNIPTVGVVDTNCNPCLITYPVPGNDDSPAAVELYCKLFRMTIIRAKDKRRQSEAIEELRRKAEGN, encoded by the exons ATGGCGGTGCTGCGGCTCCTGCGGGCAG CAGCGCCGCGGCTCTACAGCACCGTCCCGGTCCCGGCCACGGCCCCGGCAGGCAGCCGGCCCCGCG CTGACGATGACAAGCTGCTGACCGAGCCTCTCAGCCACCCCGACTTCTTCAGCGTGAAGGAGCTCTTCACCCTGAAAGATCTCTTTGATGCTCGGGTGCACCTGGGCCACAAAAAGGGATGTCGGCACAG GTTCATGGAGCCCTACATCTTCGGCTGCCGCCTGGATCAGGACATCATCGACCTGGATCAGACcatgcagcacctgcagctggcCCTCAACTTCACGGCCCACGTGGCCTACCGCGGGGGCATCATCCTGTTCGTCACCCGCCGGCGCCAGTTCTGCCACCTGGTCGAGAGCACGGCGCGGGCGTGCGGGGAGTACGCGCACACCCGCTACTGGCAGGGCGGGCTCCTCACCAACGCCCGCATCCAGTTCGGCCCCGGCGTGCGCCTGCCCGACCTCCTCGTCTTCCTCAGCACCCTCAACAACGTCTTCGAGCCGCACGTGGCCATCCGCGACGCGGCCAAGATGAACATCCCCACGGTTGGGGTGGTGGACACGAACTGCAACCCGTGTTTGATCACCTACCCCGTTCCCGGCAATGACGACAGCCCCGCGGCCGTGGAGCTCTACTGCAAGCTCTTCAGGATGACCATCATCCGTGCCAAGGACAAGAGGCGGCAGAGCGAGGCCATCGAGGAGCTGCGGAGAAAAGCCGAGGGCAATTAG
- the MRPS2 gene encoding 28S ribosomal protein S2, mitochondrial isoform X2, translating to MAVLRLLRAAPRLYSTVPVPATAPAGSRPRADDDKLLTEPLSHPDFFSVKELFTLKDLFDARVHLGHKKGCRHRFMEPYIFGCRLDQDIIDLDQTMQHLQLALNFTAHVAYRGGIILFVTRRRQFCHLVESTARACGEYAHTRYWQGGLLTNARIQFGPGVRLPDLLVFLSTLNNVFEPHVAIRDAAKMNIPTVGVVDTNCNPCLITYPVPGNDDSPAAVELYCKLFRMTIIRAKDKRRQSEAIEELRRKAEGN from the exons ATGGCGGTGCTGCGGCTCCTGCGGGCAG CGCCGCGGCTCTACAGCACCGTCCCGGTCCCGGCCACGGCCCCGGCAGGCAGCCGGCCCCGCG CTGACGATGACAAGCTGCTGACCGAGCCTCTCAGCCACCCCGACTTCTTCAGCGTGAAGGAGCTCTTCACCCTGAAAGATCTCTTTGATGCTCGGGTGCACCTGGGCCACAAAAAGGGATGTCGGCACAG GTTCATGGAGCCCTACATCTTCGGCTGCCGCCTGGATCAGGACATCATCGACCTGGATCAGACcatgcagcacctgcagctggcCCTCAACTTCACGGCCCACGTGGCCTACCGCGGGGGCATCATCCTGTTCGTCACCCGCCGGCGCCAGTTCTGCCACCTGGTCGAGAGCACGGCGCGGGCGTGCGGGGAGTACGCGCACACCCGCTACTGGCAGGGCGGGCTCCTCACCAACGCCCGCATCCAGTTCGGCCCCGGCGTGCGCCTGCCCGACCTCCTCGTCTTCCTCAGCACCCTCAACAACGTCTTCGAGCCGCACGTGGCCATCCGCGACGCGGCCAAGATGAACATCCCCACGGTTGGGGTGGTGGACACGAACTGCAACCCGTGTTTGATCACCTACCCCGTTCCCGGCAATGACGACAGCCCCGCGGCCGTGGAGCTCTACTGCAAGCTCTTCAGGATGACCATCATCCGTGCCAAGGACAAGAGGCGGCAGAGCGAGGCCATCGAGGAGCTGCGGAGAAAAGCCGAGGGCAATTAG
- the PIERCE1 gene encoding piercer of microtubule wall 1 protein, whose product MAQPSSGVPRRFEELTFYRGYGQPPAHPRFRTANQTYGSRAPTVHELPSSFHILSHKFSDHLGRIGMCRNDGLNTSLEKSHCTGPDTFITAYEHLDFHPSYNPSGPSHCRDQPL is encoded by the exons atGGCCCAGCCCAGCTCGGGGGTGCCCCGCCGCTTCGAGGAGCTCACCTTCTACCGCGGCTACGG GCAGCCGCCGGCTCACCCCCGCTTCAGGACCGCCAACCAGACCTACGGCAGCAGGGCCCCCACGGTGCACGAGCTGCCG AGCTCCTTCCACATCCTCTCGCACAAGTTTTCGGATCATCTGGGCAGGATTGGCATGTGCAGGAACGACGGCCTGAACACGTCCCTGGAGAAGAGCCACTGCACCGGCCCCGACACCTTCATCACCGCCTACGAGCACCTGGACTTCCACCCCAGCTACAACCCCAGCGGCCCCTCGCACTGCAGGGACCAGCCCCTCTAG